A genomic region of Vibrio ziniensis contains the following coding sequences:
- a CDS encoding MerR family transcriptional regulator, with protein sequence MAYEQKLYAIREVAELTGVKPVTLRAWQRRYNLVQPQRTEKGHRLFNQENIDSIKEIQGWLAKGVSIGKVSELLKGGVASDEFQEDARLQLEECEQLLTALSQLNRGKSENLIATVMKEYPLDIVETQFVFPVIDALERVKGPWRSLQKGLFQSLMINKLSSILEAENKAAHKGKCLCVSYDPVGSLLAWLWAVTWSEKGYNVTFLDGVDDVSGLVGHEAIDAYSTLALFSHKSLPDSQMNAISKLRNHFNDQCYLSDVLNTLSGLSS encoded by the coding sequence ATGGCTTATGAACAAAAGCTATACGCTATTCGTGAAGTAGCAGAATTAACCGGAGTTAAGCCCGTCACATTGCGTGCTTGGCAGCGACGTTACAACCTGGTTCAGCCGCAAAGAACCGAAAAAGGTCACCGTCTGTTTAATCAAGAAAACATCGACAGCATTAAAGAAATTCAGGGCTGGTTAGCTAAAGGCGTTTCCATTGGTAAAGTGAGTGAGCTGCTCAAAGGCGGTGTTGCTTCAGATGAATTCCAGGAAGATGCGCGTTTACAACTTGAAGAGTGTGAACAGCTGCTGACTGCTCTGTCACAGCTTAATCGTGGTAAGTCTGAAAATCTGATTGCTACCGTAATGAAAGAATATCCGCTGGATATTGTTGAAACTCAATTTGTATTTCCAGTGATTGATGCCTTAGAGCGAGTGAAAGGACCTTGGCGATCATTACAAAAAGGACTGTTTCAATCTCTGATGATCAATAAGCTTTCATCCATACTCGAAGCAGAGAATAAAGCTGCTCACAAAGGTAAGTGCCTCTGTGTTAGTTATGACCCTGTAGGCAGTTTGCTTGCTTGGTTATGGGCTGTGACTTGGTCAGAAAAGGGATACAACGTGACTTTCCTAGACGGGGTAGATGATGTTTCTGGTCTTGTTGGGCATGAAGCAATTGATGCCTACAGCACATTAGCTTTGTTCTCTCACAAGTCACTTCCTGACTCTCAGATGAATGCGATTAGTAAACTACGAAATCATTTTAACGATCAATGCTATTTATCTGATGTTCTCAATACGTTAAGCGGATTGAGCTCGTGA
- a CDS encoding YbgA family protein: MAQSPILLGISACVLGQKVRFDSGHKASQFVIKELLPYFEFVPVCPEVGMGLPVPRPPIRLVSNEERIALVETKDPSKDHTAGLLQYSEQKIDQLMQQPLCGYIVCAKSPSCGMEKVKVYKSHEAEKSGIGLYTQKLMEKMPWLPIEEDGRLNDAVLKENFITRVYCLHDFYQTLGQEATAGKVVAFHSRYKLTLMAHHPLSYRELGRLVANVTNYTTDEFIELYRLGLMQALKIRASRKNHTNVLMHLQGYFKRSLDKSQKKELTEIIHDYRKGILPLLAPITIIKHYLSLYPDAYLIQQRYLDPYPQELKLRYGL, from the coding sequence ATGGCTCAGTCACCTATCTTATTGGGCATTAGTGCATGTGTTCTGGGACAAAAAGTGCGTTTTGATTCTGGACATAAAGCCAGTCAGTTTGTGATTAAAGAACTTTTGCCATACTTTGAGTTTGTTCCAGTCTGCCCTGAAGTTGGAATGGGATTACCCGTACCACGACCACCAATTCGCTTAGTTTCAAATGAAGAGCGTATAGCTCTGGTTGAAACAAAGGATCCTTCAAAAGATCACACCGCAGGCTTGTTACAGTATTCAGAGCAAAAAATAGATCAGCTCATGCAGCAGCCGTTGTGTGGTTATATTGTTTGTGCCAAGTCTCCTTCTTGTGGCATGGAAAAAGTTAAGGTCTACAAATCCCACGAAGCTGAGAAAAGTGGTATTGGCCTTTACACTCAGAAGTTAATGGAAAAAATGCCATGGCTTCCTATTGAGGAAGATGGAAGGCTCAATGACGCTGTTTTGAAAGAAAACTTTATTACTCGCGTCTATTGCTTGCATGATTTTTACCAGACTCTTGGTCAGGAAGCGACCGCAGGTAAAGTTGTGGCCTTTCATTCCCGTTACAAACTCACTTTGATGGCGCACCACCCACTTTCTTATCGAGAACTGGGAAGACTAGTGGCCAATGTGACAAACTACACCACTGATGAGTTTATAGAACTTTACCGGTTGGGGCTTATGCAAGCTTTGAAAATAAGGGCGAGCAGAAAAAATCACACCAATGTGTTGATGCACCTTCAAGGCTATTTTAAGCGTTCGCTCGATAAGTCTCAGAAAAAAGAGCTGACAGAAATTATTCATGATTATAGAAAGGGCATTTTGCCACTTTTGGCGCCGATAACCATTATCAAACATTATTTGTCCTTGTATCCAGATGCGTACCTCATCCAACAACGTTATCTGGATCCCTATCCACAGGAGTTGAAGTTACGCTATGGCTTATGA